The DNA sequence TCTTGATGGTCTCGCAAAAGCGGACGCTGAACGGGCACAAGGGGAAACAGAAGCTGATATCATTCGTCTGAAAGGTCTTGCGGAAGCAGAAGCGAAAGAAAAAATCGCGCAGGCGTTCGAACAATTCGGACAAGCGGCAATCCTTGATATGGTCATTCGCATGATGCCAGAATACGCGAAAGAGATTGCAGCACCACTCGGCAACATCGATAAGATCACAGTCGTTGATACAGGTAGCGGTGAAGGTGGTGGCGCGAACCGTGTCACGGGTTACGCGACAGATTTAATGGCGTCACTGCAAGAGACGTTAAAAGCATCGTCAGGACTCGATGTCAAAGAGCTGATCGAGAACTTCTCCGGTAAAGGAACAGCAAAACCGTTGACGGTCAATCTGAATTCTCATGATGCGGTGGCAGCGTCGAAAACAGAAGACTGATATGCAGCGTCGCGTCTTATTGATCGTGTTTGTGCTCCTTCTTTTTCATGTCGCTTGGCCGCTTCCGTGGTATGCACTGGCAGTACTAGGTGGTGTCATTGGCATCATCAAGGGATATACAGCGGATGAAGGAATCGTCAATATATTTAATGTGAAGAAAGTGTCCTATTCGCTACACGATCGACAGACACGTCAGGAAGCCATTCTCGCTCTGATGTGTAGCCTGTTGACAGTCGATTTCCCGTATTGGTATGCCGGTGTGACAACAGGAATAGGATGGCGTGACGTCGGATACGTTGGGTTTGAAGTAGTGTCGACGATTTTATTCGCTTACTTCTTATTCCGTTTCCTATGTCTGAATCTTTTCCAACCGTTCTCGGTACCGGAAAGAAGGGAGCAAAAAAATGGATAGTCTCGTATTTCTACTGCAAGAGCGCTGGATGCTGTTGCTGCCGTTTCTCGTCGTATTCTTGATCAACGTTGGGTTATTGACTGCTCTTCTTAAGAAACGACGTGATTTGCCGAAGATGTTAGTCTTTGGAATGGGTGGGATGGCGAGCGTGTTCATCCTATCTTCGCTCGTCTTAAGTGTTTCACTACTGTTCTTCGGATATAATTCATAATCACAAAAAAACGGGGCAGGCTCTAAACAGAGTCTGTCCCGTTTTAAATAAAGTAAGAATGAATGCCATTAACGTGGAAGATCGTACCCAATGACAACAAGTCCCGGCCCAGTATGTGAACCGATGGCTGCGCCAGCAATCGTCAAGATGACTTCGCTTGGTGAGAAATGGGCTTCAATCAATTGTTTTAATTGTTCTGCTCGTTCAATCGAATCCCCATGACCAATCATGATCCGGTGTCCATCAATCGCGGGACGCGCTTCCTCCATCCACTCGACGATTCGGTTCATGACCTTTTTCTGACCGCGGATCTTCTCTTTTGGAATCAACTTCCCGTCTTCGACGGTCAACAATGGCAAGATCGATAAGAGACCACCAATGAAGGCACTAGCACGAGAAACCCGTCCACCGCGCATCAAGTATTCCAGTGATTCTACCGTGAAGAGATGGCGAACCGTGTTCACCTTAGCTTCAGCATAAGCTGCTGTTTCTTCGAACGAATGCGACTTCGCGTATTCTGCGACATCGAGAACGAATAGTCCTTGTCCCGTTGAAGCCGTTTTCGTATCGAGTACGAGATACGGCACGTTCGGATACTTTTCCGCGAGTTCGTCCGCGAGCATCTTCGCGGTTTGGTATGTTCCAGATAACTCACTTGAAAAGGCGAGATAGAGGAAGGGATCACCTTGTTCGAAGTGACGTGTGAACACCTCGACCATCCGGCTGACTTCTACTTGGAATGTCTTCGGTGCTGCGCCGTCACGCATTTTATCATACAGTTGTTTTGGAGATATCGATTCTCCGTCGAAGAACGTGTCTTCGTCGATCAATACGCCGAACGGCATGATCGTAAAATCATAAGCATCTAACATGTCTTTTGGTGCATCAGCACCACTGTCTGTGATCAATCGGATCATC is a window from the Exiguobacterium sp. BMC-KP genome containing:
- a CDS encoding DegV family protein gives rise to the protein MIRLITDSGADAPKDMLDAYDFTIMPFGVLIDEDTFFDGESISPKQLYDKMRDGAAPKTFQVEVSRMVEVFTRHFEQGDPFLYLAFSSELSGTYQTAKMLADELAEKYPNVPYLVLDTKTASTGQGLFVLDVAEYAKSHSFEETAAYAEAKVNTVRHLFTVESLEYLMRGGRVSRASAFIGGLLSILPLLTVEDGKLIPKEKIRGQKKVMNRIVEWMEEARPAIDGHRIMIGHGDSIERAEQLKQLIEAHFSPSEVILTIAGAAIGSHTGPGLVVIGYDLPR